A genomic region of Laspinema palackyanum D2c contains the following coding sequences:
- the rpsU gene encoding 30S ribosomal protein S21 has product MTQVVVGENEAIESALRRFKRQVAKEGIYADMKRQRHFETPLEKRKRKEIARRRKRRYSR; this is encoded by the coding sequence ATGACTCAAGTCGTTGTCGGCGAAAATGAAGCGATCGAATCTGCACTGCGCCGCTTTAAGCGCCAAGTTGCAAAAGAGGGAATTTATGCAGATATGAAGCGTCAGCGTCACTTTGAAACTCCCCTAGAAAAGCGTAAGCGCAAAGAAATTGCACGCCGACGCAAACGCAGATATTCCAGATAG
- the smpB gene encoding SsrA-binding protein SmpB, producing MAQQSEGIKIVSDNRQARFLYEILETYEAGIELKGTEVKSIRSGKVNIRDGYVLFRDAEAWLLNVNVSPYQTASLYFNHEPTRTRKLLLHRDQIRKLIGTVEQKGLTMVPTKMYLKRGLVKVEIALVRGKQLHDKRAAVKEREHKREIERALKQY from the coding sequence ATGGCGCAACAAAGCGAAGGCATCAAAATAGTCAGTGATAATCGCCAAGCCCGTTTTTTATATGAGATTCTGGAAACATACGAAGCGGGGATTGAATTAAAGGGGACCGAGGTCAAATCCATTCGGTCCGGGAAGGTGAATATCCGAGATGGGTATGTCTTGTTTCGGGATGCGGAGGCGTGGCTGCTGAATGTGAATGTTTCCCCCTATCAGACGGCCAGTCTCTATTTTAACCATGAGCCGACCCGGACTCGGAAGCTGTTGCTGCACCGGGATCAAATCCGCAAGTTGATTGGGACGGTGGAACAAAAAGGCTTGACAATGGTACCGACAAAGATGTATCTCAAGCGTGGGTTAGTTAAGGTAGAGATTGCTCTTGTTCGAGGCAAGCAACTCCACGATAAGCGAGCGGCGGTGAAAGAACGGGAGCACAAGCGGGAGATAGAACGGGCGTTAAAGCAGTATTAG